Proteins encoded together in one Balaenoptera musculus isolate JJ_BM4_2016_0621 chromosome 6, mBalMus1.pri.v3, whole genome shotgun sequence window:
- the LOC118897200 gene encoding LOW QUALITY PROTEIN: salivary lipocalin-like (The sequence of the model RefSeq protein was modified relative to this genomic sequence to represent the inferred CDS: inserted 1 base in 1 codon; substituted 1 base at 1 genomic stop codon) has product MRLLLLCLGLTLVCAHKEGNPDVVRSNFDISKISGEXYSILLASDAEEKVEENGSMRVFVEHIHALENFSLFFKFHTKLSGACTEMSLLSDKAGEDGVYSVIYDEDNKFRILQTNYTEYIIFYLMNVNNNESFQLLELYAREPDVGPKXKKKFVKICQKYGIVKENIFPHVSILPKSITVSRPEGVEWPRPPALSECHLTWAPGSSLPWSPHHLATSSVT; this is encoded by the exons ATGAGGCTGCTGTTGCTGTGTCTGGGGCTGACTCTAGTCTGTGCCCACAAGGAAGGAAACCCTGATGTTGTGAGAAGCAACTTCGATATTTCAAAG ATTTCAGGGGAGTGATATTCCATTCTCTTGGCCTCAGACGCTGAagaaaaggtagaagaaaatgGTAGCATGAGAGTTTTTGTGGAGCACATCCATGCCttggaaaatttttctttgttctttaaatttCATACAAA GTTAAGTGGAGCATGTACTGAAATGTCTTTGCTTTCTGACAAAGCAGGAGAGGATGGTGTATATAGTGTTATCT ATGATGAAGACAATAAATTTCGCATACTTCAAACGAACTAtactgaatatattattttttatctcatGAAtgtcaacaacaatgaatcattCCAACTGCTGGAGCTCTATG CCCGAGAACCAGACGTGGGTCCAA TCAAGAAAAAGTTTGTGAAAATTTGCCAAAAATATGGGATTGTtaaggaaaacatatttccaCATGTTTCCATATTACCAAAGTCG ATCACTGTCTCCAGGCCCGAGGGAGTGGAGTGGCCCAGGCCTCCAG CACTGAGTGAGTGCCACCTCACTTGGGCTCCAGGATCTTCTCTTCCATGGTCCCCACATCATCTTGCAACAAGTTCTGTGACCTGA